The following are encoded together in the Clostridium sp. BJN0013 genome:
- a CDS encoding type IIA DNA topoisomerase subunit B has product MGDKISSVYDVNSLTSLEKLEPVRVRPGMYIGSTGSKGLHHCIWEILDNSIDEVSNGFGDKVCVTLNEDGSVSVIDNGRGIPTGIHPVTKKNGVEMVFTSLHTGGKFNNDIYKTSGGLHGVGGAVVNALSSWMEVEVKQNGHIYKQRFEYTYDKTLKKNMPGTPVTDLKIIGNTNETGTRVTFMPDNKVFSTIDFKLDVIEERLKELAFQNKGITLKFIHWEEKNKVEKEYHSERGLLDFIEYLNESKTPLHKDPILFQGERSVEGIKMKGEVCIQFTDSTTYHIASYVNNIPTTESGTHESGFKTGMTRAFKEWAKKLNLSKEKDREFEGEDLREGMTAIVKVSINNPVFEGQTKTKLGNSEAYTIMNDLSYIKLSEWIEDNKNTAAIIINNALHAAARREKIKKINDAEKKKVGRGAAPLAGKIAVCTLKDPLKCEFIVVEGDSAGGSAKQARDRRFQTIMPSKGKIMNTEKQKLENVLGSEELKIFNTAIGTGILKNYNEKDLKYDKIIILSDADVDGYHIRALWMTYIYRYMRELILNGHLYIALPPLYKVYKQAKGKEVVKYAYSDDQLLQAKKEIGSKALIQRYKGLGEMNSDQLWDTTLNPESRTLQQITVDDVVKAEKMVSLLMGDVVAPRKKYMYKYAEF; this is encoded by the coding sequence GTGGGAGATAAAATAAGCAGTGTTTATGATGTTAATTCATTAACTTCATTAGAAAAACTTGAACCAGTACGTGTTAGGCCAGGTATGTATATAGGATCTACCGGCAGCAAAGGTCTTCACCATTGCATATGGGAAATACTAGACAATTCCATAGATGAAGTTTCCAATGGATTTGGAGATAAGGTATGTGTAACACTAAATGAGGATGGAAGTGTATCTGTAATAGATAATGGCAGGGGGATACCTACAGGAATTCATCCTGTAACCAAAAAAAATGGAGTTGAAATGGTATTTACATCCCTTCACACAGGAGGTAAATTTAATAATGATATATATAAGACTTCTGGAGGACTCCATGGAGTTGGAGGAGCAGTAGTAAATGCCCTTTCCAGCTGGATGGAAGTGGAAGTTAAACAAAATGGACATATATATAAACAAAGATTTGAATATACCTATGATAAAACACTTAAAAAAAATATGCCTGGGACGCCTGTAACAGATCTTAAAATAATAGGAAATACGAATGAGACAGGAACTAGGGTTACATTTATGCCGGATAATAAAGTATTTTCTACAATAGATTTTAAATTGGATGTAATAGAGGAAAGATTGAAAGAACTGGCTTTTCAGAATAAAGGTATAACCTTAAAATTTATACATTGGGAAGAAAAAAATAAAGTTGAAAAAGAATATCACTCAGAGAGAGGACTTTTGGATTTTATAGAATATTTAAATGAAAGTAAAACCCCTCTTCACAAAGATCCTATATTATTTCAAGGAGAGAGAAGTGTTGAAGGTATAAAAATGAAAGGGGAAGTGTGTATTCAGTTTACGGATTCTACTACATATCACATAGCAAGCTATGTAAATAATATTCCTACTACAGAATCGGGGACTCATGAGAGTGGGTTTAAAACAGGTATGACCAGAGCCTTTAAAGAGTGGGCTAAAAAATTAAATTTATCAAAGGAAAAAGATAGAGAATTTGAAGGAGAAGACTTAAGAGAGGGAATGACAGCCATAGTTAAGGTAAGTATAAATAATCCTGTATTTGAAGGTCAGACTAAAACAAAGCTTGGAAATAGCGAGGCGTATACTATAATGAATGATCTTTCTTATATCAAGCTTTCAGAGTGGATAGAAGATAATAAAAATACTGCAGCTATTATAATAAATAATGCCCTTCATGCTGCCGCAAGGAGAGAAAAAATAAAAAAGATAAATGATGCAGAAAAGAAGAAGGTAGGTAGAGGGGCGGCACCTCTTGCGGGTAAAATTGCAGTATGTACTTTAAAGGATCCTTTAAAATGTGAATTTATAGTGGTGGAAGGAGATTCTGCGGGAGGATCTGCAAAGCAGGCAAGGGATAGAAGATTTCAGACCATAATGCCCTCCAAGGGAAAAATAATGAATACAGAAAAACAAAAGCTGGAAAATGTTCTAGGCAGTGAAGAGCTAAAAATATTTAATACTGCCATAGGTACGGGAATACTGAAAAATTATAATGAAAAGGATCTTAAATATGACAAAATTATAATATTAAGTGATGCGGATGTGGATGGATACCATATAAGAGCTCTTTGGATGACTTATATATATAGATACATGAGAGAACTTATTTTAAATGGACACCTTTATATAGCATTACCTCCCCTTTATAAGGTGTATAAACAGGCAAAAGGCAAAGAGGTAGTCAAGTATGCCTACAGTGATGATCAGCTCCTGCAGGCAAAAAAGGAAATCGGTTCTAAAGCTTTGATACAGAGATACAAAGGTTTGGGGGAAATGAATTCGGATCAGCTGTGGGATACTACTTTAAATCCCGAAAGCAGGACACTTCAGCAGATAACCGTAGATGATGTGGTAAAGGCAGAAAAGATGGTATCTTTACTTATGGGAGACGTGGTAGCACCTAGAAAAAAATATATGTACAAATATGCAGAATTTTAG